In Rutidosis leptorrhynchoides isolate AG116_Rl617_1_P2 chromosome 2, CSIRO_AGI_Rlap_v1, whole genome shotgun sequence, one genomic interval encodes:
- the LOC139888870 gene encoding uncharacterized protein yields MFSIIKAVTSEFFLAVRGNWVGSGKESIIVNIYGPHNDAGKKEMWHSLDGLLDKIDSSWLLCGDFNEVRFHSDRLNSVFRQTRATRFNEFITRNGLIDIPINALDRLDSDHCPLILRDKVIDFGPKPFKIFDEWFNKYGVDNVVIDGWNKVVHGVKKDCVFRERLTNVKVNLKEWSKNLFGNLDTEIKNLKALASCWEQKSELGNLSDQDRICWLETRKRWLEKEKIKANMLKQKARIRWALEEPAIVKSTAVAHFQARFAAARNRRPRLLGRADFSGLELNQIDGCATAELEYMFSESEVWEAVKGCEFEGPGPGWNWIISCLKSASISILVNGSSTHEFSLERGVRQGDPLSPFLFILATKRLKVNYNKSNLYGVGVDCVEVDEMSNMFGCCGGSLPFIYLGLPVGGKMKKLDSWKPFTVLLLLVLNSPAMCAKKIGECKAFFFFWDGSGNNSKIAWVNWDETVLPFGKVGLNLGSLNCENLALIGCTIDELGLPFRVSFFRVIGDGASTKFWEHIWLGNVPLKNRFSRLAYLDSDISVSVKERLSWNRSEYIGIWDWVRALSRRAENELAELSELLKSVRINSSVADSWRWDLCNNGKFTTKFLYDLVAAKVLNSYSSNRETLYNGVVPKKVGVFVWRLLKNRLPALTELDKRGVDLNSVRCAICDDDV; encoded by the exons ATGTTCTCGATTATTAAAGCTGTCACAAGTGAATTCTTCTTGGCGGTTAGAGGTAATTGGGTCGGATCGGGTAAGGAGTCAATTATTGTTAATATATACGGGCCTCATAATGATGCGGGTAAGAAGGAGATGTGGCACTCACTTGATGGTCTTCTTGATAAGATTGATTCGTCTTGGTTGTTATGTGGTGATTTTAATGAGGTTAGATTTCATTCGGATCGGTTAAATAGTGTATTTCGTCAAACTCGTGCAACTAGATTTAATGAGTTCATTACAAGAAATGGTTTGATTGATATTCCTATTAACG CATTGGATAGATTAGATTCGGACCATTGTCCTTTAATCCTTAgggataaagtaattgactttggTCCGAAACCATTCAAGATATTTGATGAATGGTTTAATAAGTATGGTGTTGATAATGTGGTTATTGATGGTTGGAATAAAGTTGTTCATGGTGTGAAAAAGGATTGTGTGTTTAGGGAGCGGCTCACAAACGTGAAAGTCAATTTGAAAGAGTGGAGTAAAAATTTGTTTGGGAATCTTGACACTGAAATTAAAAACCTGAAAGCGTTAGCTTCTTGTTGGGAGCAAAAATCTGAGCTCGGGAATTTAAGTGATCAAGATAGAATCTGTTGGTTGGAGACTAGGAAAAGATGGCTAGAAAAGGAGAAAATTAAAGCGAACATGTTAAAACAAAAGGCTCGTATTCGATGGGCCCTCGAGG AACCTGCTATTGTGAAATCTACTGCCGTTGCTCACTTTCAGGCTAGGTTTGCGGCTGCAAGGAACAGAAGGCCTCGATTATTGGGCCGTGCTGATTTCAGTGGGCTGGAATTAAATCAGATTGATGGGTGTGCAACAGCTGAATTAGAATATATGTTCAGCGAATCGGAAGTCTGGGAGGCAGTTAAAGGTTGCGAGTTCGAAGGCCCCGGGCCCGGATG GAATTGGATTATTTCGTGTCTTAAATCAGCCTCAATCTCTATACTTGTTAATGGTTCATCAACTCATGAGTTCTCGTTGGAGCGGGGTGTAAGACAAGGAGATCCGCTTTCTCCTTTCCTTTTCATTCTTGCGACTAAAAG GCTCAAGGTGAACTACAATAAAAGCAACTTATATGGTGTAGGTGTTGACTGTGTAGAAGTGGATGAAATGTCTAATATGTTCGGATGCTGTGGCGGGTCACTTCCTTTTATTTACTTGGGGCTTCCGGTTGGTGGTAAAATGAAAAAATTGGATAGTTGGAAACCG TTTACTGTTTTACTACTTCTCGTTCTTAATTCCCCCGCCATGTGTGCTAAAAAAATTGGAGAGTGTAAGGCATTCTTTTTTTTCTGGGACGGGTCGGGTAATAACTCTAAAATTGCATGGGTTAACTGGGACGAAACTGTTCTGCCTTTCGGGAAGGTGGGGTTAAATTTGGGCTCTCTTAATTGTGAAAATTTGGCCTTAATcg GTTGCACTATTGACGAGTTGGGCCTTCCTTTTCGGGTCTCTTTTTTTCGGGTCATTGGTGATGGAGCATCTACTAAGTTCTGGGAACATATATGGCTCGGGAATGTACCTCTTAAAAACAGGTTCAGCAGGTTAGCTTACCTTGATTCGGACATCTCGGTCTCGGTCAAGGAAAGGTTATCCTGGAACAGGTCAGAATATATTGGAATCTGGGATTGGGTTCGTGCTCTATCTAGGAGGGCTGAAAATGAGCTTGCTGAATTATCCGAACTCTTAAAATCAGTAAGAATTAATTCTAGTGTTGCAGACTCATGGCGGTGGGACTTGTGTAACAATGGTAAATTCACTACTAAGTTTCTTTATGATCTGGTTGCGGCTAAGGTACTTAACTCATACAGTTCTAATCGTGAGACTTTAT